In Nonomuraea sp. NBC_00507, the following are encoded in one genomic region:
- the topA gene encoding type I DNA topoisomerase, with translation MPAKNGSAGGTRLVIVESPAKAKTIAGYLGRGYIVESSIGHIRDLPERADDIPEKFKGAPWARLGVNVEHDFEPLYVVNPDKRSQVAKLRQLLKDADELYLATDEDREGEAIAWHLREVLKPKVPVHRMVFHEITPQAIQDAVANPRDLNLRLVDAQETRRILDRLYGYEVSPVLWKKVKPKLSAGRVQSVATRLVVERERERIAFTSAHYWDLQALFDTNKPEERPRDFTATLTLVDGKRVAQGRDFASTGRLKNADVLHLSEAAAGELAGRLQGVSFAVKSVERKPYTRKPYAPFRTTTLQQEASRKLGFSAKYTMQVAQRLYENGFITYMRTDSITLSETAVAAARSQAIKLYGREYVPDKPRVYSSKVKSAQEAHEAIRPSGEEFRTPGETGLSGDMFRLYELIWQRTVSSQMKDAVGESVTVKVSGRSSAGENVEFSASGRTITFYGFLKAYVEGADDPSTDRDDSEKRLPNLAEGDPLSVTRLDVAGHSTKPPARYTEASLVKELEDREIGRPSTYASIIGTILDRGYVFKKGTALVPSFLAFAVVNLLEQHFGNLVDYDFTADMEKVLDDIANDRAERVPELQRFYYGSDGDEGLKEMVTDLGDIDAKEISSFPVRGSDIVLRVGRYGPYLDREGARVNVPEDMTPDELTAEKAEELFSRPTGDRELGHDPVTGHMIVAKDGRYGPYVTEVLPEPPVDEEAPKRRTKKADAPKPRTSSLFKTMSLDTITLEDALKLLSIPRVVGELEGEEVTAYNGKFGPYLKKGTDSRSLASEEALLTVTIDQAKELFAQPKPRGRRAATAAPLRELGDDPNSKKPVVVKEGRFGPYVTDGETNASLRKGDTVEDITIERAAELLAERRERAPAPKKTTTTRKAPAKKPPAKKPAAKS, from the coding sequence GTGCCAGCCAAGAACGGCAGCGCCGGCGGAACACGCCTGGTGATCGTCGAGTCGCCGGCCAAGGCGAAGACGATCGCCGGGTACCTCGGGCGCGGCTACATCGTCGAATCGAGCATCGGCCACATCCGCGACCTGCCGGAGAGAGCCGACGACATCCCTGAGAAGTTCAAGGGGGCGCCATGGGCGCGTCTCGGGGTGAATGTCGAGCACGACTTCGAGCCGCTGTACGTCGTCAACCCCGACAAGCGGTCGCAGGTCGCCAAACTGCGGCAGCTGCTGAAGGACGCCGACGAACTCTATCTGGCCACCGACGAGGACCGCGAGGGCGAGGCCATCGCCTGGCACCTGCGCGAGGTGCTCAAGCCCAAGGTTCCGGTGCACCGCATGGTGTTCCACGAGATCACCCCGCAGGCCATCCAGGACGCCGTGGCCAACCCGCGCGACCTCAACCTCCGCCTGGTGGACGCCCAGGAGACCAGGCGCATCCTCGACCGGCTCTACGGTTACGAGGTCAGCCCCGTGCTGTGGAAGAAGGTCAAGCCCAAGCTGTCGGCGGGTCGCGTCCAGTCCGTGGCGACGCGGCTGGTGGTGGAGCGTGAGCGGGAGCGCATCGCGTTCACGTCGGCCCACTACTGGGACCTGCAGGCGCTGTTCGACACCAACAAGCCGGAGGAGCGTCCGCGCGACTTCACCGCGACGCTGACCCTGGTCGACGGCAAGCGGGTGGCGCAGGGCCGCGACTTCGCCAGCACCGGGCGGCTCAAGAACGCCGATGTGCTGCACCTGTCCGAGGCGGCCGCGGGCGAGCTCGCCGGGCGGCTTCAGGGGGTGTCGTTCGCGGTCAAGTCGGTCGAGCGCAAGCCGTACACGCGCAAGCCGTATGCGCCGTTCCGGACGACCACATTGCAGCAGGAGGCCAGCCGGAAGCTGGGATTCTCCGCCAAATACACGATGCAGGTCGCCCAGCGGCTCTACGAGAACGGCTTCATCACCTACATGCGTACCGACAGCATCACGCTGTCGGAGACGGCGGTGGCGGCCGCGCGCTCGCAGGCGATCAAGCTGTACGGCCGCGAGTACGTCCCGGACAAGCCCCGCGTCTACAGCAGCAAGGTCAAGAGTGCGCAGGAGGCCCACGAGGCGATCCGCCCCTCCGGTGAGGAGTTCCGCACGCCGGGCGAGACCGGGCTGTCGGGCGACATGTTCCGCCTCTACGAGCTGATCTGGCAGCGTACGGTGTCCTCGCAGATGAAGGACGCGGTCGGCGAGTCGGTCACGGTGAAGGTGAGCGGCAGGTCGTCGGCCGGGGAGAACGTCGAGTTCAGCGCGTCCGGCCGGACGATCACGTTCTACGGCTTCCTCAAGGCGTACGTGGAGGGGGCCGACGATCCGTCGACCGACCGCGACGACTCCGAGAAGCGGCTGCCCAACCTGGCCGAAGGCGACCCGCTCAGCGTGACCAGGCTCGACGTGGCCGGCCACTCGACCAAGCCGCCCGCCCGTTACACCGAGGCGTCGCTGGTCAAGGAGCTGGAGGATCGGGAGATCGGGCGGCCGTCGACGTACGCCTCGATCATCGGGACGATCCTCGACCGCGGCTATGTGTTCAAGAAGGGCACGGCGCTGGTGCCGTCGTTCCTGGCGTTCGCCGTGGTCAACCTGCTGGAGCAGCATTTCGGCAACCTGGTCGACTACGACTTCACGGCCGACATGGAGAAGGTGCTCGACGACATCGCCAACGACCGGGCGGAGCGGGTGCCGGAGCTGCAGCGGTTCTACTACGGCTCCGACGGCGACGAGGGCCTGAAGGAGATGGTCACCGACCTCGGCGACATCGACGCCAAGGAGATCAGCTCGTTCCCGGTCAGGGGGTCGGACATCGTCCTGCGGGTCGGGCGGTACGGCCCCTACCTGGACAGGGAGGGCGCCCGGGTCAACGTGCCCGAGGACATGACGCCCGACGAGCTGACCGCGGAGAAGGCCGAGGAGCTGTTCTCGCGGCCGACGGGTGACCGCGAGCTGGGGCACGACCCGGTGACCGGGCACATGATCGTGGCCAAGGACGGCCGGTACGGGCCTTATGTGACGGAGGTCCTGCCCGAGCCGCCCGTGGACGAGGAGGCTCCCAAGCGGCGGACGAAGAAGGCCGACGCGCCGAAGCCCCGTACGAGCTCGCTGTTCAAGACGATGTCGCTGGACACGATCACGCTCGAGGACGCGCTCAAGCTGCTGTCGATCCCCAGGGTCGTGGGCGAGCTGGAGGGCGAGGAGGTCACGGCGTACAACGGCAAGTTCGGGCCCTACCTGAAGAAGGGCACGGACTCGCGCTCGCTGGCCTCCGAGGAGGCCCTGCTCACGGTCACCATCGACCAGGCGAAGGAGCTGTTCGCGCAGCCCAAGCCGCGTGGGCGGCGGGCCGCTACAGCGGCGCCGCTGCGCGAGCTGGGCGACGACCCCAACTCCAAGAAGCCGGTCGTGGTGAAGGAGGGGCGCTTCGGCCCCTACGTGACCGACGGCGAGACCAACGCCTCCCTGCGCAAGGGTGACACGGTCGAGGACATCACGATCGAGCGGGCGGCGGAGCTGCTGGCCGAGCGGCGGGAGCGGGCGCCGGCGCCGAAGAAGACCACCACGACGAGGAAGGCGCCGGCGAAAAAGCCTCCCGCGAAGAAGCCGGCTGCCAAATCGTAA
- the tmk gene encoding dTMP kinase, with protein sequence MTAPGRRRPTHVLANAPFRRLWMAMSVCSLGDWLNILALTALAANLTQGDDYRVQSLAVGGVFIAKMLPAVLLGPLAGVFADRFDRRLTMFAADLARFAVVLSIPVVNSYQWIIVATILVECVNLFWVPAKDATVPNLVPKEQLESANRLNLLVTYGSAPVAAMLFAALSVAGDLIRTVVPFPAGRDATGLALVVNACAYLVSAFLIFTLRDIPKRDGAISTPSVLKQIVEGWRFVGGNRLVRGLIIGMLGAFAAGGAVVGVARIYVSTLGGGDAAYGVVFAAVFVGMALGMFFGLRLLRELSRRRLFGVAITVAGLVLVAIALVHNLVIVVMLTVLLGACAGIAWIIGYTLIGLEVEDGLRGRTFAFLQSTARVTLLLVVAVASPLAALFGVHRLELGEFAYRFDGTNLVLVVGGVLATIVGLLALRHMDDRKGVSLAADLIAAVRGERFPSEAVEHVPGLFVAFEGGEGSGKTTQARLIAIWLRDQGYDVVQTREPGSTKVGMRLRAILLDAAERGLSARSEALLYAADRAEHVEKVIRPALYRGSLVITDRYVDSSLAYQGAGRALDPKDVSKINAWATGGLVPHLTVLIDTPPKLGLTRLGGAVDRIEAEPLEFHERVRKEFRALAAAAPERYLVVDGTQPLEMITRQIQDRIRDILPDPVPEETEDVTGTMPAIRDWG encoded by the coding sequence ATGACTGCCCCTGGCCGACGCCGCCCTACCCACGTGCTGGCCAACGCGCCGTTTCGACGGCTCTGGATGGCCATGTCGGTGTGCAGTCTGGGTGACTGGCTCAACATTCTCGCGCTGACCGCGCTGGCCGCCAACCTCACCCAAGGTGACGACTACCGTGTGCAGTCGCTGGCCGTCGGCGGTGTCTTCATCGCCAAGATGTTGCCGGCCGTGCTGCTAGGGCCGCTCGCGGGCGTGTTCGCCGACCGGTTCGACCGGCGGCTGACGATGTTCGCGGCGGACCTGGCCAGGTTCGCCGTGGTGCTGTCGATCCCGGTGGTCAACAGTTACCAGTGGATCATCGTGGCGACCATCCTGGTCGAGTGCGTCAACCTGTTCTGGGTCCCGGCCAAGGACGCCACGGTGCCCAATCTGGTGCCGAAGGAGCAGCTGGAGTCGGCCAACCGGCTCAACCTGCTGGTCACGTACGGCAGCGCGCCGGTCGCGGCCATGTTGTTCGCGGCGCTGTCCGTGGCGGGCGACCTGATCAGGACCGTCGTGCCGTTCCCGGCCGGCCGGGACGCCACCGGGCTGGCGCTGGTCGTCAACGCCTGCGCCTACCTGGTGTCGGCATTCCTGATCTTCACGTTGCGTGACATCCCCAAGCGGGACGGCGCGATCTCCACCCCCTCTGTGCTGAAGCAGATCGTCGAGGGCTGGCGGTTCGTCGGCGGCAACCGGCTGGTGCGCGGGCTGATCATCGGCATGCTGGGGGCGTTCGCCGCCGGTGGGGCCGTGGTCGGCGTGGCGAGGATCTACGTGAGCACGCTCGGCGGCGGCGACGCGGCCTACGGTGTCGTGTTCGCGGCGGTCTTCGTCGGCATGGCGCTGGGCATGTTCTTCGGGCTCCGGCTGCTGCGCGAGTTGTCGCGGCGGCGGCTGTTCGGGGTGGCCATCACGGTGGCGGGGCTGGTCCTGGTCGCGATCGCGCTGGTGCACAACCTGGTGATCGTGGTCATGCTGACCGTGCTGCTCGGGGCGTGCGCCGGGATCGCCTGGATCATCGGCTACACGCTGATCGGGCTGGAGGTCGAGGACGGGCTGCGTGGCCGTACGTTCGCGTTCCTGCAGTCCACGGCGCGCGTCACGCTGCTGCTCGTGGTCGCCGTCGCCAGCCCGCTGGCGGCGCTGTTCGGCGTGCACAGGCTGGAGCTGGGCGAGTTCGCCTACCGGTTCGACGGGACCAACCTGGTGCTGGTGGTCGGCGGGGTGCTCGCCACGATCGTCGGCCTCCTGGCGCTGCGCCACATGGACGACAGGAAGGGCGTCTCCCTGGCGGCGGATCTCATCGCGGCGGTGCGCGGCGAGCGCTTCCCCTCCGAGGCCGTCGAGCACGTGCCGGGGTTGTTCGTGGCGTTCGAGGGCGGCGAGGGGTCGGGCAAGACGACCCAGGCGCGGCTGATCGCCATCTGGCTGCGCGACCAGGGATACGACGTCGTGCAGACGCGAGAGCCGGGCTCCACCAAGGTCGGCATGCGGCTGCGGGCCATCCTGCTCGATGCGGCAGAGCGAGGGCTGTCGGCGCGCTCGGAGGCGCTGCTTTACGCCGCCGACCGGGCCGAGCACGTGGAAAAGGTGATCCGGCCGGCGCTCTACCGGGGCTCACTGGTGATCACCGACCGCTACGTGGACTCGTCGCTGGCCTACCAGGGGGCGGGTCGGGCGCTCGATCCCAAAGACGTTTCCAAGATCAACGCTTGGGCGACGGGTGGGCTGGTGCCACATCTGACCGTGCTCATCGATACGCCGCCCAAGCTGGGGCTGACCCGGCTGGGCGGAGCGGTCGACCGGATCGAGGCCGAGCCGCTGGAGTTCCACGAGCGGGTGCGTAAGGAGTTCCGGGCGCTGGCGGCGGCCGCGCCCGAGCGATATCTGGTCGTGGACGGCACCCAGCCGCTCGAGATGATCACCCGGCAGATCCAGGACCGCATCCGCGACATCCTGCCCGACCCGGTCCCGGAGGAGACGGAGGACGTCACGGGGACGATGCCGGCGATCCGCGACTGGGGGTGA
- a CDS encoding helix-turn-helix transcriptional regulator, which yields MVSSPMEAALASGVAIWAERGGLLFKQARHAACMNQKALATVSGTSRTTLSAYEHGRKSPTLETAGRILDAAGFRLALEPKVEFTARPFPVPSRLWRLPVAAALGMARLRGRDYDLADRAERRAAYTLLLCEGSPQELHDHVDGVLLAELWDDLDLPPDIRAEWGPLVAEARDGTGVFNW from the coding sequence ATGGTGTCCTCGCCGATGGAGGCGGCGCTGGCGTCCGGTGTCGCCATCTGGGCCGAGCGCGGTGGGCTGCTGTTCAAGCAGGCCAGGCACGCCGCGTGCATGAACCAGAAGGCGCTGGCCACCGTCAGCGGCACGTCGCGGACCACGCTGTCGGCCTATGAGCACGGCAGAAAGTCACCGACGCTGGAGACGGCCGGGCGCATCCTCGACGCGGCCGGGTTCCGGCTGGCGCTGGAGCCGAAGGTGGAGTTCACCGCGCGGCCCTTTCCTGTGCCGAGCCGGTTGTGGCGGTTGCCGGTCGCCGCGGCGCTGGGGATGGCGCGGCTGCGTGGCCGCGACTACGACCTGGCCGACCGTGCGGAGCGGAGGGCGGCATACACGCTGTTGTTGTGCGAGGGCAGTCCTCAGGAACTGCACGACCACGTGGACGGTGTGCTGCTCGCCGAGCTCTGGGACGATCTGGACCTACCACCCGATATCCGGGCCGAGTGGGGCCCATTGGTAGCAGAGGCTCGAGATGGGACTGGAGTTTTCAATTGGTGA
- a CDS encoding metallophosphoesterase: MVVLIFVGLVLLAHYYLWHRLVRSTTGPGRLRKALTWGMVGLFALVVGTFVSTRMEFGHWLAWPGYVWLALLFYLFLFLVVLEIPRAVAGLFLRIAERKRAPEAEFEPVPVLAGTAAPVEETAQVETAPVDTVPPVETLPSAEGGALGERAAPAEKAAPPAPLSRRLFLGRATAAIAGAGALSAVGYGITSALGDPVLERVKVTLPSLDQRLGGLRFAVVSDIHLGPLTGKAHTERIVRMINGLEADVVAIVGDLVDGSVAQLGALARPLKDIESRYGAYFVTGNHEYFAPGGFAEWIEELGQLGVRPLRNERVEIRHQGAVLDLAGVNDLNGTSQGDGPDFDKALGNRDTSRSTVLLAHQPVQVDQAARHGVDLQLSGHTHGGQMAPFSLVVGLQQPVVSGLATVDGVQVYVTRGAGFWGPPVRVGAPPEITMLELA, from the coding sequence GTGGTGGTCCTGATCTTCGTCGGCCTGGTGCTGCTGGCGCACTATTACCTCTGGCACCGGCTGGTGCGTTCGACCACCGGCCCCGGGCGGCTGCGCAAGGCGCTGACCTGGGGCATGGTGGGCCTGTTCGCGCTGGTCGTGGGCACGTTCGTCAGCACGCGGATGGAGTTCGGGCACTGGCTGGCCTGGCCGGGGTACGTCTGGCTGGCGTTGCTGTTCTATCTGTTCCTGTTCTTGGTGGTGCTGGAGATTCCGCGGGCTGTGGCGGGGTTGTTCCTGCGCATTGCCGAGCGGAAGCGGGCGCCGGAGGCCGAGTTCGAGCCTGTCCCGGTCCTGGCCGGCACGGCGGCGCCGGTCGAGGAGACCGCGCAGGTTGAGACCGCGCCGGTTGATACGGTTCCGCCGGTTGAGACGCTCCCGTCTGCTGAGGGGGGCGCCCTTGGTGAGAGGGCCGCGCCGGCTGAGAAGGCCGCGCCCCCTGCTCCGCTGAGCAGGCGGTTGTTCCTCGGGCGGGCCACCGCCGCCATCGCCGGGGCCGGCGCGCTGAGCGCGGTCGGCTACGGCATCACGAGCGCTCTGGGCGATCCGGTGCTCGAGCGGGTCAAGGTCACGCTACCGAGCCTGGACCAGCGGCTCGGCGGCCTGCGGTTCGCCGTGGTCAGCGACATCCATCTGGGACCGCTGACGGGCAAGGCCCACACCGAGCGCATCGTCCGCATGATCAACGGGCTCGAGGCCGACGTCGTCGCGATCGTGGGCGACCTGGTGGACGGGTCGGTGGCCCAGCTCGGCGCGCTGGCGCGGCCGCTGAAGGACATCGAGTCCCGCTACGGGGCATATTTCGTGACCGGCAATCATGAATACTTCGCCCCCGGCGGGTTCGCCGAGTGGATCGAGGAGTTGGGGCAGCTCGGTGTACGCCCGCTGCGAAACGAGCGCGTGGAGATCAGGCACCAGGGCGCCGTCCTCGATCTGGCCGGGGTGAACGACCTCAACGGCACCTCCCAGGGTGACGGTCCCGACTTCGACAAGGCCCTCGGCAACCGCGACACCAGCCGGTCCACGGTGCTGCTCGCGCATCAGCCGGTCCAGGTCGACCAGGCCGCCCGCCATGGCGTGGACCTGCAGCTGTCCGGGCACACGCACGGCGGTCAGATGGCGCCGTTCAGCCTGGTCGTGGGGCTGCAGCAGCCGGTGGTGTCCGGCTTGGCGACCGTGGACGGGGTGCAGGTCTACGTCACCAGGGGCGCCGGGTTCTGGGGGCCACCCGTAAGGGTCGGGGCCCCGCCCGAGATCACGATGCTGGAACTCGCCTAG
- a CDS encoding DUF5703 family protein, which translates to MDIFIPRDLTREAARQLLTEHAEYGQWELARVRVHPDGSRHVRLRRKIMRVRRTL; encoded by the coding sequence ATGGATATCTTCATTCCGCGCGACCTCACTCGCGAAGCAGCACGTCAGCTGCTGACCGAACACGCAGAGTACGGTCAATGGGAGCTCGCGCGCGTACGCGTCCACCCCGACGGGAGCCGTCACGTACGGCTACGCCGCAAGATTATGCGGGTCCGCCGGACGCTCTGA
- a CDS encoding chaplin family protein: MRTWAKASTPAALLAVAVMSFGGGTALADTSGDGSIGGGNQVDLPISLPIDISGNAVGAAGSAEASSQGGAEVVNNGRSGISGRTSGDDSVGGGNQVNVPISAPVNACGNAIALFGEADAGCKGGASVRNQGKGGAGGNRTSGDGSVLGGNQITAPISAPLNACGNAVAIFGDATAGCKGGANVYGTGAGGNRTSGEGSVLGGNQAVAPISAPINLCGNSVAVFGRAFSGCKGGSSVTNGGPSYRKHHRSAGNDTDGRFGAGSGNQVVAPVSLPVEVCGNAAGNATAGCNGGAEVRNSGAGGNRTSGVGGVLSGNQTVAPISAPVNVCGNAAAALGHAFAGCKGGAKVRNSGAGGNRTSGVGGVLSGNQTVAPISAPVDICGNAAAVLGASEAHCKGGAGVSPGNGGGNRTSGRGGVLAGNQIVAPIAAPVNVCGNAVAVLGDAAAGCLGGANVGRPGHESSGGSYGRTHATVSKTATAKSGLLPMLAGVPALGGLQGVPAVGALESVPVFGALESVPAAGALKETIGGVSAVTEQVQGLADGARLQDVVGAAQLDAVSGLTQQVTAVPLVEDVARTFGLPQLPELPGLPVQAQAPAKVSKTAHSRPAPARSSSPLSTATDLVSSTPVGGAVTSVTRGLPIGGIGLMSAEQPAGLTGMNPSSLLALALGAMFAASATLFASARRIRFARK; this comes from the coding sequence ATGCGTACGTGGGCCAAGGCATCGACCCCTGCCGCCCTTCTCGCGGTGGCGGTCATGTCGTTCGGCGGCGGCACCGCCCTCGCCGACACCTCAGGCGACGGTTCCATCGGCGGCGGCAACCAGGTTGACCTGCCGATCTCCCTCCCCATCGACATCAGCGGCAACGCGGTCGGGGCGGCCGGCTCGGCGGAGGCCTCCTCGCAGGGCGGCGCCGAGGTCGTGAACAACGGCAGGAGCGGCATCTCCGGCAGGACCTCGGGTGACGATTCCGTCGGCGGCGGCAACCAGGTCAACGTTCCGATCAGCGCCCCGGTCAACGCCTGCGGCAACGCGATCGCGCTGTTCGGCGAGGCCGACGCCGGCTGCAAGGGCGGCGCGAGCGTTCGCAACCAGGGCAAGGGCGGCGCGGGCGGCAACCGTACCTCCGGGGACGGGAGCGTGCTCGGCGGCAACCAGATCACCGCGCCCATCTCCGCCCCGCTGAACGCCTGCGGCAACGCGGTGGCGATCTTCGGCGACGCCACGGCGGGGTGCAAGGGCGGCGCGAACGTCTACGGCACCGGCGCGGGCGGCAACCGTACGTCCGGTGAGGGGAGCGTGCTGGGCGGCAACCAGGCCGTCGCGCCCATCAGTGCGCCGATCAACCTCTGCGGCAACTCGGTGGCCGTGTTCGGGCGGGCGTTCTCGGGCTGCAAGGGCGGCTCTTCCGTGACCAACGGCGGGCCGAGCTACCGCAAGCACCACAGGAGCGCGGGCAACGACACCGACGGGCGCTTCGGCGCGGGCAGCGGCAACCAGGTCGTGGCCCCCGTCAGCCTGCCGGTCGAGGTCTGCGGCAACGCCGCGGGCAACGCCACCGCGGGCTGCAACGGCGGCGCCGAGGTCCGCAACTCCGGCGCGGGCGGCAACCGTACGTCGGGAGTGGGCGGTGTGCTGAGCGGGAACCAGACGGTCGCGCCGATCAGTGCGCCCGTCAACGTCTGCGGCAACGCGGCCGCCGCGCTCGGGCACGCCTTCGCCGGCTGCAAGGGCGGCGCCAAGGTCCGCAACTCCGGCGCGGGCGGCAACCGTACGTCGGGAGTGGGCGGTGTGCTGAGCGGGAACCAGACAGTCGCGCCGATCAGTGCGCCCGTCGACATCTGCGGCAACGCGGCCGCGGTGCTCGGGGCCTCCGAGGCCCACTGCAAGGGCGGCGCGGGAGTCTCGCCGGGTAACGGCGGTGGCAACCGGACGTCCGGCAGGGGCGGTGTGCTGGCCGGTAACCAGATCGTGGCGCCGATCGCCGCGCCGGTGAACGTCTGCGGCAACGCCGTGGCCGTCCTGGGCGACGCGGCGGCCGGATGCCTGGGCGGGGCGAACGTCGGCAGGCCCGGACACGAGAGTTCCGGCGGCTCGTACGGGCGCACGCACGCCACCGTCAGCAAGACCGCGACCGCGAAGAGCGGCCTGCTGCCCATGCTGGCCGGCGTTCCGGCCCTGGGCGGCCTCCAGGGTGTCCCGGCCGTGGGGGCTCTGGAGAGCGTTCCGGTGTTCGGGGCACTGGAGAGCGTCCCCGCAGCGGGGGCGCTGAAGGAGACCATCGGTGGCGTCTCCGCGGTGACCGAGCAGGTGCAGGGTCTGGCGGATGGCGCTCGGCTACAGGACGTCGTCGGCGCCGCGCAGCTCGACGCCGTTTCCGGTCTCACTCAGCAGGTGACTGCGGTGCCGCTGGTCGAGGACGTTGCCAGGACGTTCGGCCTGCCGCAGCTGCCCGAGCTGCCCGGTCTGCCCGTCCAGGCGCAGGCCCCGGCCAAGGTGTCGAAGACCGCGCACTCCCGTCCGGCGCCGGCCCGCTCGTCCTCCCCGCTCAGCACGGCGACCGACCTGGTCTCCTCCACTCCCGTCGGCGGCGCGGTGACCTCCGTCACCCGGGGCCTGCCGATCGGCGGCATCGGCCTGATGAGCGCCGAGCAGCCCGCCGGCCTCACCGGGATGAACCCGAGCTCGCTGCTCGCCCTCGCGCTCGGCGCCATGTTCGCCGCGTCGGCGACGCTGTTCGCGTCAGCCCGCCGCATCCGGTTCGCCCGCAAGTAG
- a CDS encoding recombinase family protein, whose translation MTLLGGSGETLVEWAARSTRRRAVASCTGGLRFAFYGRVSTEDHQDPVTSRVRQRDQAAALVAGFGRIVAEYFDVGHSRVLPWARRPQAAALVAAMADPERGFDAIVVGEYERAFYGSQFALMAPLFEHYGVQLWMPEVGGRVDFAGEGHEQLMIALGIQSKREITRTRIRVRTAMAAQVREQGRYQGGRPPYGYRLVDAGPHPNRAHAAWGRRAWRLEPDPDTAPIVTWMFVQRRARHSMARITRALNDADVPCPSAADPKRNAHRSGAGWTLTTVRAILCNPRYTGRQVWNRQPSEHELVDPGNTGLGHRQVQRWNLPDGWVISARPAHPALVSEADFVAVQGMRAVAEGKRSERCYLLAGLLRCGICGRRLESCWANNRAAYRCRHGHSSASRPDPDRPKNLYIRQDRILPHLPALYVLLAGPDLADWPPSALPLGVADIIGRLRADHITLVYDPETRALRADTREEVKVILDPAR comes from the coding sequence ATGACGCTTCTGGGCGGGAGTGGCGAGACGCTCGTGGAGTGGGCTGCACGGTCGACGAGGCGCCGGGCGGTCGCGTCCTGCACCGGTGGGCTGCGGTTCGCGTTCTATGGGCGGGTGTCGACGGAGGATCATCAGGATCCGGTGACGTCGCGGGTGCGGCAACGGGATCAGGCAGCGGCGTTGGTGGCAGGGTTCGGGCGGATCGTGGCCGAGTACTTCGACGTCGGGCACAGCCGGGTATTGCCGTGGGCGCGGCGGCCACAGGCTGCGGCGCTGGTGGCGGCGATGGCCGACCCGGAGCGCGGGTTCGACGCGATCGTGGTGGGGGAGTACGAACGGGCTTTTTACGGTAGCCAGTTCGCCCTGATGGCGCCGTTGTTCGAGCATTACGGCGTGCAGTTGTGGATGCCCGAGGTCGGTGGCCGGGTCGACTTTGCCGGCGAGGGGCACGAGCAGTTGATGATCGCGCTTGGGATCCAGTCCAAGCGGGAGATCACCCGGACCCGGATCCGGGTGCGCACGGCGATGGCGGCTCAAGTACGTGAGCAGGGCCGGTATCAGGGCGGGCGTCCGCCGTACGGGTATCGGCTGGTGGATGCGGGCCCGCATCCGAACCGGGCGCATGCGGCATGGGGGCGGCGGGCGTGGCGGTTGGAGCCGGACCCGGACACCGCGCCGATCGTCACGTGGATGTTCGTCCAGCGGCGGGCCAGACATAGCATGGCCCGGATCACCCGGGCGCTCAACGACGCCGACGTGCCGTGCCCGTCGGCCGCAGATCCGAAGCGTAATGCGCACCGGTCGGGGGCAGGGTGGACGCTGACCACGGTGAGAGCGATTTTGTGCAATCCGCGGTATACGGGGCGGCAGGTGTGGAACCGGCAGCCGAGCGAGCATGAGTTGGTCGATCCGGGCAATACCGGGCTGGGGCATCGGCAGGTGCAGCGGTGGAACTTGCCGGACGGCTGGGTCATCTCCGCACGGCCCGCGCATCCGGCGCTGGTCAGCGAGGCGGACTTCGTCGCGGTACAGGGAATGCGCGCTGTAGCCGAAGGAAAGCGTTCGGAGCGCTGCTATCTGCTGGCTGGGCTGTTGCGCTGCGGGATCTGTGGCCGACGGCTGGAATCGTGCTGGGCCAACAACCGGGCGGCCTACCGCTGCCGGCATGGCCACAGCAGCGCCAGCCGCCCCGATCCCGACCGGCCCAAGAACCTCTACATCCGCCAGGATCGCATCCTGCCGCACCTGCCGGCCCTGTACGTGCTGCTGGCCGGACCTGATCTTGCCGACTGGCCGCCCAGTGCTCTGCCGCTCGGCGTCGCGGACATCATTGGCCGTCTGCGCGCCGACCACATCACCTTGGTCTACGATCCCGAGACTCGCGCCCTGAGGGCGGACACGCGAGAGGAGGTGAAGGTCATTCTGGATCCCGCCCGCTGA